GCTGTCGTAAGACCTCACTGTTCCCGGTCGCTTGTGTCGCGGGCGTGCCGGGCGGATGTGCCGGATCGCGTTTCCCGCTAGGCCCGCGGATGGGCGGCAGCGTGAACCTTTTTCAGCTGTGCCGCATCGACATCCGTATAGCGCTGCGTCGTCGACAGGCTGGCATGGCCGAGCAGTTGCTGGATGGTGCGAAGGTCGCCACCCCCGGCCAGCAAATGGGTCGCGAAACTGTGGCGCAGCGCATGGGGTGTGGCCGTTTCAGGCAGACCGAGCGCACCGCGCAGGCGCTGCATTTCGGCCTGAACGGCCCGCGCACGCAAGGCCCCGCCGCGAACAGCCCGAAAGAGCGGAGTTCCCGGGTCCAGATCATGCGGGCAGAGGCGGACATAATTTGCGACGGCCTCACGCACGGCAGGCAATATCGGTACAAGGCGGGATTTGCCGCCCTTGCCGATGATGACCAGTGTCTCTCCCAGCGTCCCTCCCGGCGGTACGACGTCCGTCGTCAGCGACAGCACCTCGCCGATCCGCAAGCCTCCGCCATAAGCGAGCGATAGCACGGCGGTGCGGCAGGCCTTGACCCAGTCGGGGACGGTTCGGCCTGCATCGGCATCGATCATCACGCCATCATCCTCAATCCGGCCATCGAGCAAGCCTTTTGCGCCGTCGACTGAGAGCGCTTTCGGAACCGGTCGCTTGCGGCGCGGGCCCTTGATCAGGGCGATGGCGGAATTGGCGGCGTTCCAGCGCCGGTCGAGATAGGTATAGAAGGTCCGGATGGCCGAGAGCAGGCGCTGGACCGAGGCCGGACCCAGCCCACCCCTGCGGCGATAAGCCAGATAGGCCCGAAAATCCGTCGGCTTCAGCGCAGCGAGAACTCTCAGACCCGCCGGTTCGCCGAGATGGCGCATCATGAATG
This genomic window from Algimonas porphyrae contains:
- a CDS encoding tyrosine recombinase XerC; translated protein: MTAIPNMSAEEIRTRFLAHLSGERRLADKTVEAYGRDITDFQTFMMRHLGEPAGLRVLAALKPTDFRAYLAYRRRGGLGPASVQRLLSAIRTFYTYLDRRWNAANSAIALIKGPRRKRPVPKALSVDGAKGLLDGRIEDDGVMIDADAGRTVPDWVKACRTAVLSLAYGGGLRIGEVLSLTTDVVPPGGTLGETLVIIGKGGKSRLVPILPAVREAVANYVRLCPHDLDPGTPLFRAVRGGALRARAVQAEMQRLRGALGLPETATPHALRHSFATHLLAGGGDLRTIQQLLGHASLSTTQRYTDVDAAQLKKVHAAAHPRA